DNA from Nitrospiria bacterium:
TTCGATTAAGAAACGAAAAAAGAAATTAGGGGGGAAGAAAATTGCTTTTTCAAAAGGAAAAGCCCTTATTAGGTCTGGACATTGGATCCAGCTCCATTAAGCTAATACAGTTGAGCGAGGCTCGCGGGCGATTGAAGCTTGAAAGGTTTGGAATTATGCACTTGCCTCCAGAATTGATTGTGGATGGAACGGTAATGGATTCTGGCAGCGTGGTCGAAACCATCAAAGAGCTTTTTGAGGAGCAGAAAACCAAAATTAAAGAAGTGGCCTTATCGGTTTCTGGGCATTCTGTTATTGTTAAAAAGATTATGTTACCTCCGATGTCTGAAGAGGAACTTGAGGAATCGATTAAGTGGGAAGCCGAGCAGTATATCCCTTTTGACATCAATGATGTCAATATGGATTTTCATATTCTTGAAACCACGGAAGGCCCTGATGGAAAAGGCCAAATGAGTGTTTTGTTAGTCGCGGTCAAAAAGGACAAATTGGCCGAATATACATCGTTGGTGAACGAAGCCGGTTTGGTTCCCGTTGTGTTGGATGTGGATGCTTTTGCTTTGGAGAATATGTTTTGCCTGAATTATGATTTTCAACCCGAAGAAGTGGTTGCTCTGGTTAATATTGGGGCTTCCGTAATGAATATCAATATCCTTAAGAATGGTCAATTTACATTTACCCGAGATATTTCAGTGGGGGGGAATCGGTATACGGAGGCCATCCAAAAAGAGCTCAATTTAAGCTATGAACAAGCTGATGAGGCCAAAAGAGGAGGGGCGATTCCAGGGGTTGAGAAAGACGCTGTGGAAACCATTTTACATGTGGTGCACTCTGAAGCAGCCTCGGAGATTTCTAGGTCTTTTGAGTACTTTAAAACCACTTCTGCAAATGAAAATATTGATAAAATTATTTTAAGCGGGGGAGCTGCAAAAATTCGCGGTTTTGGGGGATTTTTAACAGAGAAACTTAGTGTCCCCGTTGAAATTGCAAACCCGTTCCGAAACATCGAAGTCGATCATAAGCGCTTTGATCCCGGGTTTCTTGAAGAAGCCGGGCCGCTGGCTGCCATCGGGGTAGGGCTGGCTCTTCGCCGGAAAGGTGACCGATGATCAAAATTAATTTATTACCTTCAGAGGGAGCTCGGAAGGTCAAGAAAAAAAACGAAGGGCAAGCCCAGTTTGTCATTGCTGGAGCCAGCGTTTTTATCACCTTTTTGTTTTGTGTTTACTTTTTTTGGTATGTCCCGAATGGAAAAATTACTCAATTGCAGATTGAACACACCAATGCCCAAAAGGAACTTCAGAAATTAAAAGAGCAGGTGAAGGTTGTAGATAATTATGAGAGTAATAAAAAAGTCCTTCAAAGAAAAAATGAAATAATAAAAAATTTACGAAAAAAGCAAAGTCGTCCAGTTCATTTGTTGGATGATTTAAGCAATAAACTTCCGGATCGTGTGTGGCTTAAATCTTTTTCAGAAAGTAAAGGTGTGATCAGTATTGAGGGAAAAGCGTTATCCAATTCCGATATTGTTGATTACATTGCAAACTTAAAAAGTTCTCAGTTTTTCTTAGATGTTCAGCTGGAGGAATCCCGCAAAACCATAGAAAAAAATATTCCTATTTACAATTTTAAATTAAAAGTGAAGATGGTGGTTTAGTTTTAAAGGAAAAAGGGAGGTAAAAAAGAGTGTTTGGGTTAAACGCTGAAATGCTTAAAAGTGTCCCCATGTACCAACGGGTCATTGTCCTTTCCGTTTTTCTTTTAATTATCATTCTTGGTTTTATGTATTTGGTTTATCTTCCTAAAAACAGTGAAATTGAAGGGTTACAAATCCAGGTCTCTCAAGTGAGGGATGAAATTAATGTCAATCAAATTAAATTGCGAAAATTGGATCAATTGAAAAAAGAAAATGAAGCCTTAGAAAAAGAGCTTGAGGAGAGAAAAAGACAACTTCCCTCTGAAGAGGAGGTGGCTACATTGTTAAAACAGGTTTCAGATTTGGGGGTGGGAACCGGGTTGGATTTTAAGCTTTGGAAACCCAAAGCCTCACAGAAAAGCCCAACGGGACTATATGTGGCCATACCAGTGGATGTGGAGGTTGCTGGGGGATATCATTCGGTTGGAATGTTTTTTGATCGGATTAATAATTTACCCAGAATTGTCAATATTTCTAACCTTAAAATGACCAACGCAAAAGAAGAAAAAGATGGGAGAGTAAAAATTCAAACCAACTTTATCGCTACGGCTTTTGCCGCAATTAAAGAACCTCCTACAACTCCTAAATGATGAAAAATATGTTTATCTGCAAAAAAAATCTGGCTAACAAGATAATGGGAAAGGGGTTTCCCCTGTGGGTGTACGGGATTTTTCTCCCTGTCTCGCTTGCCTTCATGATAGGATGTGAAACTCAAATGGATCCAGGTCAACCGGTTCCTTCCATTGGAGCTGCCGCATTGCCTGCTCAAACCCCTCCTCCTCCCACCCCAAGCCCCACAACCCTCACTGAGGGGGAAAATCAAGAAATAGAATCGGAAATTTTAAAGCCAGTGTATAGTTATAATGCAGAAGGTCGTCGAGATCCGTTTAGTTCGATTTTACTGGTGGGGAAGAAGATGGGGGGTGATCTCCTCCCCCCATTGCAACGCGTGGAGCTCTCTCAACTCCAGTTAATTGGGGTTGTTTGGGGAAATTTCGGTTATAATGGAATGCTCCAAAGTTCAGATGGAAAAGGGTATACGGTTCGGGCAGGTACCATTGTAGGGCAAAACCAAGGGGTGGTAAAGGAAATTACACCCAAAAATCTTATTGTACAGGAAACCTTTACCGATATTTTTGGAGAAAAGAAGACTAGAGATTTTGTTTTTCAGCTTCATCCTCAGGAGGATTTCGAATGAGAAAAGGAAGGAATATTTTTATTGTCTTTTTCATGCTAGTGTGGCTTACCGGTTTAATCTCATGTGCCCCAAGGATGGCGTCTGTCAAGGAGGATTCAGGTCTTCCAATAATAAAGGATATTCAAGTTACGGAAATGCCCTCTAAGGTAGAAATAAGGGTTTTTTCTGATTTTCCACTTTTGTATACGACTTTTCAACTTACGGATCCTGATCGATTGGTTGTGGATCTTGCAGGAATTGATTTTGGAAGATTCAAATCCACTATAAATGTTCAGCAATCCGATGTTTTGGAGATACGGCCCATTCCCGCCAAGAAACCAAATGATGTCGGCAGTTTAGAAATCCTTCTTGCCAAGCCCCTAGAATCCAATATTCGGGTTAAAGATGGGGTTCTTTTCATTGACCTGTTGAAAGAAAAGAAATTAGACCTGGAGATGGCTTCTAAGGGAAGAGATTTGGGAAATGAAACACCTCCTTTCCTGGATCCAAAAATGGAAAAAGGAACAAAGGGAGAACCTTTCTCCGAAATTTTGGAACCGGTGGTTGAGGTTCCCGTTCAACCTATGGTGGCCTCCGAACCCATAAAGAAGTCGTTGCCTCCCGCCACTCAGGTCACTAAAGTGGAAGCGGTTTCAGATACGGATGGGGTTAAAGTTCTAATTGAGGGTAATGGGGAATTAAAACAAGAGTCCTTTCTTATTGAAGGCAAACGTTTGGTTGTAGATTTACCCGGGACTACAAGCCTTTTGGAAACGCATCTTCTACCTGGGGTTGGTCCAACTCTCAATAGAATACGGGTTGGCCAGCACTTGAATCCAAAAAAGGTTCGTGTGGTTTTAGATTTGTCTGAGCCTTCTCCTTTCAAAGTAATGGAAGAGGGGGCCGTAATCGTTGTTCACTTGGCCTCTAAACCTTCTATAGAAGAAGCCCTGATTTCAGTTTCTGCAAAAGAATCCTCAGCGGGTCAGGCTATTATGTTGGCGGAGTCCGTGGGGAAAGAAAATGAGGGGGCATTTTCTGGAACGCCTACACCGATAACCGGAAATGGAAATTCAGAAATAAAGATGGAAAATTCAAAAGAATTAAAACAGAAGGAACCCTCTCCCAGTCTGAAAACAGAGAAAAAAATTTCAGAAACCCCAAAAGAAGTAAGCCAGCCAAAGACTAAAGATGAATCTGTAAAGGCGGAAGGTTTAAAAAAGGTAAAGAATTCTGATGATGGTTCGACTGAAAAAAAGGCTGTGAAAACCAATAAAAAAGGAAAAGAAAAGGTTTCCGAGGGAGAAATTATTCAGGAAAAAAGATTTATAGGGAGAAAAATATCTCTTGATTTTCAGGATGCAGATTTAACCAATATCATTCGGCTCATTGCCGATGTCAGTGGTTCTAATGTAATTGTGGGGTCCGATGTCAAAGGGAGGGTAACCTTAAAATTGATTAACGTTCCTTGGGATCAATCTTTGGATATCATTTTAAAAATGAATGGGTTGGGCCAGCTCAGAGATGGAAATATCATTCGAATCGCTACGTTGGCTAATATTGCAAAGCAACAAAAGGCTGAAGGGGATGCAAAAAAGGCGACCATTGAAGCCGAAGATTTGGTCACCAAAATTATTCCCGTCAATTACGCTAAAGCGAGTTCTCTTTCCCCCACCCTCAAAAAGAGTTTAAGTTCCCGGGGGGATATTATGGTCAGTAACGAAACCAATACTTTAATTGTTAAAGATATTCCCCAACATATTAATGAGGTGAGTGAATTGGTTAAGATTTTAGATCGGCAAACCCCTCAGGTTGTGATTGAAGCCAGAGTGGTTCAAGCCAATACATCTTTTGCCCAGGATATCGGGGTCCAATGGGGTGGGGGCTACACCTCCACATCTTCAGCGGGTCTTAATTATGGGGTTTTTGGAGGAAATTCAGGAGCGCCCATTAATCCCTCAACCGGTTTTGCGGTTAATTTGCCAGCCAGTGGTTCCGCAGGCCCTTTAGGGGCTACCTCATTTACAGTGGGGAGACTGGGGAGATATAATTTGGATCTCAGGTTATCCGCGGGTGAAACGACCGGTGAAACGAAGGTCATATCAACTCCAAGAATAACAACCTTAGATAATAAAGAGGCCAAGATTCAGCAAGGTGAGTCCATTCCATTTGAAACCGTTTCTCAATCCGGTACCCAGACCCAGTTTGTCGATGCAACCTTAAATTTAACGGTTACCCCCCAAATTACGCCGGATGGAAGCATTATCATGAAAATTAAGGTAACCAAGAATGCCATTGGATCTTTCCGGTCTTCCATTACTGGAACTCCCAGTATTGATAAAAGGGAAGTAAACACTGAAATTCTGGTGAAGGATGGGGAAACCGCCGTTATCGGTGGAATTTTTGAGTCAACGGATGATGATTCCACGGCAGGGGTTCCTTGGCTTAACAAAATTCCCGTTTTGGGCTGGTTTTTCAAACGGGAAAGTGAAACTCAGACCCGTAGAGAGTTATTGATTTTTATTACACCCACCATTTCCGCCGTGCAACCAGCCGTTTAGAAATTTTTTCCCATCTGTGATAGAATACCAAAACTCTTGGTTTTAAGGGGTGATGGTGTTGTTTTACAACATCGGCTGATCACACTCACAAAAAGAATTCTGATTTTTTCTTATTAAAATAAGATTTTTCAATATTAGCACCCAGATTTTAAACCCTATCGTTAAAGATAAAGGGGTGGATGTCTCCATTTTTTAAGAAAGTATTACTAACCCATCTTTTTTTTATTTAATGAGACGAATTGTTTTGGTTGGTTTTATGGGAACAGGAAAAACGGTGGTAGGGAAGCGTTTGGCTAAGGCCCTTGGGTTGCGCTTTATTGATATCGATTCAATTATTGAAGAAAGGGAAAAAAAAAGTATTTCTCATATATTTCAGGACAAGGGAGAGTCTTTTTTTAGAGAATTGGAAAGAAAGGTAATCGAAGAGGTTTGTTTTTCCGAGGAAACAGTCATTGCAACCGGGGGTGGGGCGGTTTTAAATCCGCTAAACAGGGAAAAATTAAAAAAGGGTAGCTGGGTGGTTTGTTTAACGGCAACGCCAGAGAAAATTCGGGAGCGAATCAGTCGCAGAACAAATCGTCCGCTTTTAAAAGGCGATAACCCTTTGACCATTATCAAGGATTTATTGGAAAAAAGATCCCAATCCTATCTAGAATCCGATTTAATTGTGGATACGACCAGTGGAAATGTTAACGATGTAACCGAAAAAATCCTAAAAGAATATAAAAAGCGATCGTCATCTGACTAAACCCTTCTCCTGAAAGGTCAAAGAAACCTTTTATCTTTGAATAGACCATTTTAAAAGCCCCCATTTTCTAGATTTTGTTTTTTTATATTTTCGTGAAAAACATTTGACTAAATTTTAAGGAGACCATTTGGTACAGAATATCCTAATCAAGGTAAAGACCCTAACGGGTGAATACCCTATTTTTTTAGGATGGAAAACCCTGGGACATATTCAGGACTATTTCAAGAAAACTGGAAATCAGGGGAAAGTAGGGATTGTAACAAACTCAAAGGTTAAAAAATTATATTTTAAGGAACTTTATCGGGAGGTTCAGGAATCGGGGTTAAAACCTTATCTGTTCTGCCTTCCAGACGGAGAAAGGTTCAAGACGCTCCATTCGGTGGAGAAGATTTATAATGGACTAATCAAAGCGAAATTTGAACGAGGATCCACATTAATTGGCCTCGGGGGTGGAGTTATTGGGGATATGGCGGGATTTGCCGCTGCTACATTCCTTCGAGGAATTTCCCTTATCCATATCCCCACCACCTTGGTTGCCCAAGTGGATAGCAGTATCGGGGGAAAAACAGGAGTTGATCATCAGTTCGGAAAAAATTTAATTGGTTCCTTTTATTCCCCAAAATCTGTTTTCTCAGATGTTTCCACCCTGAGAACTTTGTCCAAACGGGAGTTTAATGGGGGGCTTGCCGAGGTTATTAAATACGGAGTTATTTCGGATCGGCGGCTTTTAGAAATCCTTGAATCAGAGGTCCAGCCCAATTCAGAAATGAAACCGAAGATTCTTATTGAAATTGTCAAGCGGTCTTGCCAAATCAAAGCAAAGATTGTTTCAAAAGATGAACGGGAATCAGGTTTAAGGAGAATATTGAACTATGGGCATACCTTGGGACATGCTTTGGAAACATTGACTTGCTATAAAAAATTCAAACATGGTGAGGCCATCGCCATTGGGATGGTTTTTGCTTCCCGTTTGGCACACTACCTAGGGTTATGCTCAGAGGATCTCATTAATCGGCAAATCCGTTTGTTAAAAAAATTTAACCTTCCAACACAATTTTTAATAGGGTCCCCTGAAAAACTGTTTGAAATTATGTCTGTTGATAAAAAGGTTCGGCAAGGAAAAATTTACTTTGTTCTTCCGGTTCGAATGGGCAAGGTTGTGATTCAATCGGTTGAAAAACGTCATATAATGCACGTCCTTCGGGCGGATGGCAAAAAAATTTTAGGATAAAAAATATTATAAAAGTGGGCGTTAATACCGTAAGTCTTTTATGTATTTTTGAACCGTTGGAACCCATGGTTTTTATTGGGGGGCAGTAAGGACACCTCATTTTTATTTCTCATAC
Protein-coding regions in this window:
- the pilM gene encoding type IV pilus assembly protein PilM, with the protein product MLFQKEKPLLGLDIGSSSIKLIQLSEARGRLKLERFGIMHLPPELIVDGTVMDSGSVVETIKELFEEQKTKIKEVALSVSGHSVIVKKIMLPPMSEEELEESIKWEAEQYIPFDINDVNMDFHILETTEGPDGKGQMSVLLVAVKKDKLAEYTSLVNEAGLVPVVLDVDAFALENMFCLNYDFQPEEVVALVNIGASVMNINILKNGQFTFTRDISVGGNRYTEAIQKELNLSYEQADEAKRGGAIPGVEKDAVETILHVVHSEAASEISRSFEYFKTTSANENIDKIILSGGAAKIRGFGGFLTEKLSVPVEIANPFRNIEVDHKRFDPGFLEEAGPLAAIGVGLALRRKGDR
- a CDS encoding PilN domain-containing protein, with the protein product MIKINLLPSEGARKVKKKNEGQAQFVIAGASVFITFLFCVYFFWYVPNGKITQLQIEHTNAQKELQKLKEQVKVVDNYESNKKVLQRKNEIIKNLRKKQSRPVHLLDDLSNKLPDRVWLKSFSESKGVISIEGKALSNSDIVDYIANLKSSQFFLDVQLEESRKTIEKNIPIYNFKLKVKMVV
- the pilO gene encoding type 4a pilus biogenesis protein PilO, with translation MFGLNAEMLKSVPMYQRVIVLSVFLLIIILGFMYLVYLPKNSEIEGLQIQVSQVRDEINVNQIKLRKLDQLKKENEALEKELEERKRQLPSEEEVATLLKQVSDLGVGTGLDFKLWKPKASQKSPTGLYVAIPVDVEVAGGYHSVGMFFDRINNLPRIVNISNLKMTNAKEEKDGRVKIQTNFIATAFAAIKEPPTTPK
- a CDS encoding pilus assembly protein PilP — protein: MDPGQPVPSIGAAALPAQTPPPPTPSPTTLTEGENQEIESEILKPVYSYNAEGRRDPFSSILLVGKKMGGDLLPPLQRVELSQLQLIGVVWGNFGYNGMLQSSDGKGYTVRAGTIVGQNQGVVKEITPKNLIVQETFTDIFGEKKTRDFVFQLHPQEDFE
- the pilQ gene encoding type IV pilus secretin PilQ — translated: MRKGRNIFIVFFMLVWLTGLISCAPRMASVKEDSGLPIIKDIQVTEMPSKVEIRVFSDFPLLYTTFQLTDPDRLVVDLAGIDFGRFKSTINVQQSDVLEIRPIPAKKPNDVGSLEILLAKPLESNIRVKDGVLFIDLLKEKKLDLEMASKGRDLGNETPPFLDPKMEKGTKGEPFSEILEPVVEVPVQPMVASEPIKKSLPPATQVTKVEAVSDTDGVKVLIEGNGELKQESFLIEGKRLVVDLPGTTSLLETHLLPGVGPTLNRIRVGQHLNPKKVRVVLDLSEPSPFKVMEEGAVIVVHLASKPSIEEALISVSAKESSAGQAIMLAESVGKENEGAFSGTPTPITGNGNSEIKMENSKELKQKEPSPSLKTEKKISETPKEVSQPKTKDESVKAEGLKKVKNSDDGSTEKKAVKTNKKGKEKVSEGEIIQEKRFIGRKISLDFQDADLTNIIRLIADVSGSNVIVGSDVKGRVTLKLINVPWDQSLDIILKMNGLGQLRDGNIIRIATLANIAKQQKAEGDAKKATIEAEDLVTKIIPVNYAKASSLSPTLKKSLSSRGDIMVSNETNTLIVKDIPQHINEVSELVKILDRQTPQVVIEARVVQANTSFAQDIGVQWGGGYTSTSSAGLNYGVFGGNSGAPINPSTGFAVNLPASGSAGPLGATSFTVGRLGRYNLDLRLSAGETTGETKVISTPRITTLDNKEAKIQQGESIPFETVSQSGTQTQFVDATLNLTVTPQITPDGSIIMKIKVTKNAIGSFRSSITGTPSIDKREVNTEILVKDGETAVIGGIFESTDDDSTAGVPWLNKIPVLGWFFKRESETQTRRELLIFITPTISAVQPAV
- a CDS encoding shikimate kinase — translated: MRRIVLVGFMGTGKTVVGKRLAKALGLRFIDIDSIIEEREKKSISHIFQDKGESFFRELERKVIEEVCFSEETVIATGGGAVLNPLNREKLKKGSWVVCLTATPEKIRERISRRTNRPLLKGDNPLTIIKDLLEKRSQSYLESDLIVDTTSGNVNDVTEKILKEYKKRSSSD
- the aroB gene encoding 3-dehydroquinate synthase; translation: MVQNILIKVKTLTGEYPIFLGWKTLGHIQDYFKKTGNQGKVGIVTNSKVKKLYFKELYREVQESGLKPYLFCLPDGERFKTLHSVEKIYNGLIKAKFERGSTLIGLGGGVIGDMAGFAAATFLRGISLIHIPTTLVAQVDSSIGGKTGVDHQFGKNLIGSFYSPKSVFSDVSTLRTLSKREFNGGLAEVIKYGVISDRRLLEILESEVQPNSEMKPKILIEIVKRSCQIKAKIVSKDERESGLRRILNYGHTLGHALETLTCYKKFKHGEAIAIGMVFASRLAHYLGLCSEDLINRQIRLLKKFNLPTQFLIGSPEKLFEIMSVDKKVRQGKIYFVLPVRMGKVVIQSVEKRHIMHVLRADGKKILG